In the Silene latifolia isolate original U9 population chromosome 1, ASM4854445v1, whole genome shotgun sequence genome, TCCACTAGAGCTGTATACCTTTTACAGCCCATATACAGAGAATCAAGTATTAGGAACCTATGTTATTCAGACTCGCCTTTAAGCGTTAGATTTGgctatttttcgatttttttcctGATTTTGGCTTAAAATAGAGACCAAATGACCAATGCATTAAATTCAAAGAGCCATTTTTTCTATTTTCATATCAAAATCCGAGAGTAAAGAATAACGAGTTTTTAGCTCAACTGGAGACGAAAACTACCAAAAGTATATATGGAAGTACCTGGCAGATTCAGGCATCATCATACGCCAGTAAAAGGTGACGGCAGCAGGAACAGCCCCAATCATGAGTATGATCCTCCAAGCCAAGTCAGCGACCTTGGGCGTATAATCACTAGACGCGTCTGTCACACGATCAAAGATTGCACAAACCACCATTATAACCGTTGAGCCAAACAATATTCCTAACCCTTGCATTGAGAACACGGCAGCTATGAACGCCCCACGTGTTGTTTTATTGGCAAACTCGGACATGATGGTGGCTGACAAAGGGTAGTCCCCACCAATCCCGATACCAAGTATGAACCTGAAGAAGGAGAAGCTGACTAGGACACATGTCCTAGAAGTACACACAGAAAATCCACACCCAAATGAGCTTAGCACCATTAATGCTAGAGCTATGCCATAGACTCGCCTACGGCCGATTAAGTCCCCAAGGCGGCCGAAGATGAGTTGCCCTATAATGGTCCCGAGGAGGGCCACCCCCAACATCGTGGAGATGACGACAGGAGGGATTAGGTACTTGCTGTGCGGATAATATATCCGGCCGAGAAGTATAGTAACAGGTGCGATACAAAAGAGATCATATGAGTCAGTGAAGAGGCCCATACCGGCTATAATTATCGCCTTGAAATGGTAATATTGTACCTTTGTCGTGTCGAGTACTGAAAGAACTCTCAAACCCATTTCTACTACTGAGTTTCTATAAGAGCTCTATATACTCGACCACCCAACACACTGGTTAGACGTCCCTATCGGATATAAATGTAACACGAGATGGTAAGATACATGTACGAGGTTTTACATAGCGTGCACTTAAGGGAAAAAGATAAAAGGTAGAAGAAAATATATATTTTAGTAACTAATAAAAGAGTTTAAGATCTATATGTCTATATAAATCTTAAAAGGAAGCGAAGACGAAGCGACGAAAACGAAAGAGATTGGTGATAAACTCAACGTGATAATTGGCTAATTTGAAAAATGAAAGCAGCATTTGACAAATGACAGATGACAGGCAAAATTGAAAGTATAATATAAGTACAAAATTCTAGCttcatatcatatcattataCAGACAAATTCTGCAATCTCCCGTCTAACTTAAAACGGGTTAAGTATGATAAATGAGAAAAAGAAGGATGCAAAAAGTTTGTCTTATATATGCAAGTAAGAGCATATTTGACCTGTTTTATTTGTAAGACGGATACTGTAGTCCTAAGAGAGACTTACTGGGTGGCTAGTTTGAAAAATGAAAGCGgcatttgacaaatgacaaatgacaaatgacaATGACAAATTGGAAgtatataaatataatatatacTAAGATTTTTATAATTCTATTTTTGTTGTGATTTGTTAAAAGGATTACATGTGTTTGAAAAGAAACAAGGTTTAATTTAGAAGTTGATAGAGATGTAATAGAAATCAAAAGACAGAGGGTAGACTTTGACTTGATGAAGAGTTTATGATTCTATGAATATGCTTATACTGTGGCTTTCATTTCACAGTCACAAGTAAGAAAAAGTCTACTATGGAAACTACTAAGTAGCAGTGTGTGGTCTATTGTAAAGTCTTCTCTTGTTTCATGTGTTCTTGATAACTTCATCGAATCCTACTTTGTTTCGCTCATTCGTGACGCTATATTAAGACCGTATACTTCTGATTAAAATACCATTCACAAAGAATGAAAAAAAGGAGAACAACGAAGGGAGTATTAGGATATGGCCGTGTTAGCCGATAATCCAATATGCTGATTAGAGAATTGGTAGATGGAACACGGTGCAAGAATAATGTACACACAAGGCGAGGGTAATTGTATCTAGGGCTGTGCAGGGGTCAAAAACCGGATCGGATCAGAACCGGAATCGACAAACCGGATTGGACCGATTGGACTTGATTAACTAGGCTTATAATGTTTttttaaataaaagagaaaaaataaaaataaaaaataattccGGTTTTTCCGATCCGGACCGGAATTTGGAAACCGGAACCTAAAAAAATGTTGGACCGGGGACCAAGCCGGAATTTTTTTATGGCCTTTCCGGTCGGTAGATTCCAGTCCGGACCAGTCCATTTTTTCGGTCTGGACCGGATTTTGCACACCTAATTGTACCGCAAAAATGCTCACCCCAAAAAAAAACGTACTATAGATTGTAAAGGAAATAACTGCTGTTATACTGCTATTTGCAACACATTTTCACTATGATTGCTTCATATATAGATCTACTAATCTCGTCATTATTTGTAACAGTTCTTTACTTAGGTGGTTGGGATTTTTCTATTCCAGATATGTTAATTCCCGAGTGTTTTTGAACCGAGGAGGAAAAATAGGACTCTCTGGTAGAGGAACCATGTTTGCCCTAATTTAAACACAACGGTAAAATTGTGCATAGTTGACCCTCCATTTTCCTACATAGATGGGAGAATTTGGAGGCGCCAGTAATTGCCCCGGTTAAAGCAGCAGGGAGTCAGGGACACTAAAATAGCCAAAGCTGTATAAAAAATTCGAaggggacggagggagtattgaaCATGCAGGTGCCAACTAAATCATTATCAATCACTTGCTAACAAATGGGAGTCGCGGACCGTTACTGAAATGCAATACCAGGCAGTTTCCTACCAAAGCTAACAAGTCAATTGTCATCCAAAACTGTACCTCCTGCGGCCTGCCTTGACTTGCCTAGCTCAAATCTTCCTTATACCACATAATTGTGGGTCTCCAATGTTTTTGCATACTTTTCTGGGGTTACTTAAGAGCGCCTTGTAAGTGGTCCATAATTGACAATTGGCAATCAACCTCAGATCCCGCAAATACGACTAATCACCCTTTCGACATGTTATAGCCACAACTCATACCTTCACTATTACCATGACCATCATGAACCAACATGGATACAGCCATTGGCAATAAGGCAGAACACACCTTTAGGAGTGGCAGAATAGGCGAGCACTCAACCCTTCAGCACTTCAATTAATGATTTAATGGGTAAGAGGTTGATCTAGCTTAACTAGAGGTCTTCAGTGTGATTACCTAGGCATGCGACAATGTTGAAACTCGGGATGGACGATTTTGCAGATTCTATGGTTTTACTTGAACGAACTAAACCGCATggtgaaacaaaaaaaaaaaaatgtagatAGAAGCTGAAGATTTCGATGAATGTAGCGATCATAACCATTACTAATCGCCAATGGTAGGAAAACATTCCTTATAAGAACAAAAGTAGGCAAACATTTGTATTGAACTCTAAGAATAAATGAACCGATATATATTACTCAAGATCATAATAATTCATAATGCAATGAGGTTTGTATCAGTTTTAAATCTAAAGATAGGCCAACAAGTTTCTGCGCGCCATCAAACCATTCTGCAACTAGTTCACAAACCTAACTACTATATCGACTAGTTTCAACAATACTAACTTGAGAGCTGAGATAACAAGTACACACATACCTTTACAATCCCATTTCAACTCAGCTACTTCAGAAGACTCTAGACCAACTATTCAACTCGGACAGGATCAAACTGGTTACCACATGGGGGTACACCAGGTGCCCTGTACTTCATCACGACACCCTCCAGGATACCATCTGTTCTGAAAGTGGGCGAGAACAATCGTGGGTCAACAGGACCTGGTAGCTTGAAAGAGACGGTGAATGGTCCTGGTGGACTCAATTGTGCCACATTCATTTGAAACACGGTGTTTGGATTCCTTTTGGCCAGTTCTCCACCTGTTATAACTCCTTGAAGATGAACCTTGCCATCACGTTCAATCTCACAGCTTAAATCACCTGCATAGACGAGATGTCAACTCCATCAGAACTAAACATATTGTAC is a window encoding:
- the LOC141612006 gene encoding increased DNA methylation 3; translated protein: MGENSEPQVPTAAAVVFTGTAKEGTPGPPIGHVDIGISESAYLFRVALPGVRKDQCDLSCEIERDGKVHLQGVITGGELAKRNPNTVFQMNVAQLSPPGPFTVSFKLPGPVDPRLFSPTFRTDGILEGVVMKYRAPGVPPCGNQFDPVRVE